In the Desulfitobacterium hafniense DCB-2 genome, ATAATCATCTGGTTTCGTTTTATTCGTTGTGCCGACTTCGATCATCGTGCAGCCACTGGAGGCGATAATATCCGGTATACGGAAGCTTCCGCCAATCTCCACCTGTTGCCCTCTGGAAATAATGACGTCTCTCTGCTTAGCTAAGGTATTAAGGCTTATAAACACTGCAGCAGCATTATTGTTTACCACCATGGCGCTTTCAGCACCGGTTAAACGGGTAATCAGAGGTTCGATATGGGTATGGCGGGAACCCCTGTTGCCGGTTTCCAGATCAAATTCAAGGTTGCTGTAACCTTCATTGACTTCTTGAATTAAGCCGATGGCCGAATCCGGCAGAGGGGCCCTGCCCAGATTCGTATGCAGGACAATTCCTGTGGCATTGATCAATTTTTTCAAGCAGGTACTATCCTGGGCGTCGAGCTTATCTTTGAGTTCCTGAACCAAATGCAAGGTGATCTCCTGGCGGGACAGGTGGGACATAGATGCCGCAAAGGACTTATCTCCAAGCAACTGTTTTCTGTAATCATCGATGACCTGGGTTATTGTTTCACCAAGCACAGCTTTGCCAATCCCCTCGGCCAAGGCCGCGACTTCAGCATGATCCAGGATTTCATTCATCGGAGCGATGGTTCTCAGCGCTTTTAATCGTTCTAAATCCTTCTCCAAAAACAGTGCCTCCTCATAGCAAAGGGACATGAATTGAGCAGAGAGCACACTGCATTGATCATGTCCGCAAATCACCACTATTACATTCTTTGGCGGGAATGTGTAGGAGTCGAACCTACCTCGGCCGGATCACCCACCCGACAACGGATTTGAAGTCCGCGGAACCCACCGGGATCCATCCATTCCCATAGTGTATTATATATCATACCTGGTATGCTTTTCAAATAGGCAACTCAATTTTTTAAAGTTCCCTAATTCCAACCATGTTGCCCGGCCAGCCATTTTTCGGCAGCATAGTTGAGAGGCATAGTCCGTATATCCTCCCAGACCAGATCGTCGACACTTAATTTTCTCAGATCCACCTGTTTGAAATAGGAGCCACAGTCAGAACAGACTGCTACTTCCAGCCCAGGATACTGTTCAGATTTAAGGTAGGTTTGTTTTTTGGCATCCATGCTGCCGCAACAAGCGCAGCCGGAGGCATCGACAGGTCGCTGATAACCACAGACCAGGCATTGCTGGTAGCGTTTGCCGACCGGCGGAGCCAAAAGGGTCATAAAATGTTTCTCTCCGCAGACCGGGCAAGTCCCAAAGGGTTGATTATCTTCCCCGGGTTTGGGAACCAAGTGTTGGCAGAGCATCTGGGCAACACCGGCCAGAGCCAGTTGCAATCGGGCAGCAGCTGCATTATCCAGAGACTCGCCCTGCTTAAATTGTTCCAGGAGGGTGCGCAAATCAGCTTTTTCCTGTGGTTCATCGGCAACTTGATTGAGTCTTTGCCACAAATCAATAATGCTTTCTTCAGGCAAATTATCCAAAGTAAACCGCGGGGAAGCAGGTTCAAGCCGGAAATCAGCCGCCAGGCTGGAAGCGTGCTCCTGCTGCCAAAGCTTTATTTCCCCCTGCAGCTTCAGATAGTTATCTTTTACTGCAACCAAATGCTGTTCTTCTTGTTCAGTGGTCAGAATATTTTTCCGCACAACGTTTCCTCCTAAAGAAAGTCTGCCGCCAGCCCCTAAGCCCAAACCGGCACCCGGGCCGGCAGCAGACCGGATCATTTATTTGCTGATGAAGCTATCATTATAAGCAGCTGATCAACCTATTTCCCCGCCTTTTCCTGCTTTTCAATCTCCTCATACCAGGCGCCATGATGGGACTTAGCAAAGCCTTTGGATACATAACCCTTAAGCATGCCCGGCAGAGCAGCCCGTGATTCGGGATGGATCAGGGCCAGGTAGAGATGCCCGATCAGAGCGGTGGTCATGAAAATCATGGATAGGTCGTGAACAGGATAGGCTATGCGCACTAAGCCTATGGGGAAGTACTGGGGAAACCACATGATCAACCCGCTGATGGTGATAAAGATAGAGCCAAAAATGGTGAAGAGGGAGTTGATTTTTTCCCCTCCGTTAAATTTTGCCTGGGGAGGGTAATTGCCATGCCCGCCGAAGAATTCCACGGCAAAGGCTTTGACATGCATCACATCGGCCTTCGTCCAGGTAAAGACAGAACGAATCCACCCCCAGTGATGCTTGGTGTCACCGATAAAGAACTTCATGCCGACAGCAACGGCGAAGAAGAGGGCCGCAACCCGGTGAATCATGCGGGCGTTGTCAATTCCTCCGACGATGGCCATAGCCGGCCGGAAGGTGACCGACAAAACGGCTAAACCCGTAAAGAGAAGAATTAAAAAGGAAACTGCATGAACCCAGTGACTGAATCGTTCCCCATCTGTAAATCTCAGAACTTTTCCTTCCGGGACTTGTTTGGAGTTTTGCGCCATTACAGTGACCCTCCTTTCCCCTGGTGGTCATCTTCAACAAAATGATCCTTGCTGTAATTTCCTTTAGCCACATTGACCAAAGTTCCAACAAGAACTGCTGCCGCCGCGCCACCGCAAGCAATCGCACCCAGCGGGCGGGCGATATCCTTCCAAAGGGTCAGGGTAAAGGGAACCGTGGGATTGGCCGGCAAACCATAGGATTCCGGAGTATCCAGGAGGATATACTTATAAAGTGTTCCCCCTACCACATCCTTGCCATAGAGATTGGCCTTGGGATATCTCTGCTTCAGCTCAGACAAGCGCTGTTCAGCCTTTTGCATCATTTCGGCATCATCCCCAAAGGTCAGGGTTCCCGGCTGGCAAATGGCGACACAAGCGGGCTCAAGGCCATTCTCCACCCGTTCCCAGCAGCCGGTGCACTTGGTGGCCTTTTGGGTTGTCTGATCAATCCTGGGAATATCAAAGGGGCAGTTGGTCACGCAGTATCCGCAGCCGATGCATTTGTCCTCATCAATGATCGTAAATCCGGTCTCCGTTTTGGATATAGCCTCAGAGGAGCAGGCCTTTAAGCAGGCAGCATCGGCGCAATGAAAGCATTGAGCTTTCCGCATCATCCAAAGCATGGTATTGTTTTCGTACTTTTCATCGAAGGCAATATAAGTGTAGGTGTTAGGATCCAAATCTTTGGTCGACTGATAACTTTTGACCAATGATGTCTTAACAGCCGGTAACTCATTCCATTCCTTGCAGGCTGCGGAACAGGCCTTGCAGCCGGTACATTTAGAGGTGTCCACGAGAATCATTTTTTTACTCATCTGCTACGCCCTCCTTATGTTGACCAGGCAGCATTTATATTCCGGGGTGCCTGCAGTGGGATCGATGGCGCTGATGGTCAGGTTGTTGGTCGTCGGTCCGGGACTTAGGGATGCGAAGCCCCAACTCCAAGGCATACCAATGGTTTCGGAATCCTGACCGTTGATCTTTAAGGTCTGAATTCTGTCCGTTACCAGGGCGACTACTTGAACTTTGCCACGGGCAGAAGATACTTCTACCATGTCCCCTTCTTTGACTCCGATCTTTTGGGCCAGATTTTTGCTGATCTCGGCAAAGGGCTGAGGCATCAGCTCATTGAGCATGGGGATATTTCTCGTGATCCCGCCGGCGCAGAAATGCTCAACTAAGGCATAGGTCGTTAGTACATAAGGGAAATCTTCCTTGCTGCCATGGTTCGTAACACCAGGCAGGAAGTTCGGGATGGGCACGGTAGGATTAGAGCTTACATCCGGATGCAGACTATTGACCGTCGGACTTTCCACCGGCTCATAAAACTCCGGCAAAGGACCGTCATTACATTGACCGGCCGGTCTAACGCCAATATGGGGCAAGCCATCTGCTGCAGGTGTGGCAGGAATTCCACTGAAATATTTCGCAGTGAATAAGCGGCCTACTCCTTCAGGATTCATGCGGAAAACCTGTTTCCCTTCCGGGGTATCCGGGCCTTTGGTTTTGTCCGGCACATCGGCACCGTCATTGCCTTCCCAGGAATTCTTGGCCGCATCCCACCAAATCAGCTTGCGGTTCTCATCCAGAGGCTGACCGTTCATATCACAGGAGCCGCGATTATAAAGGATGCGGATGTTACCCGGCCAGGAGAAGCTCCAATTGCGGTATAGACCAAGCCCCGAGGGATCACTGTTGTCCCGGCGGGCAGCCAGGTTGCCATTGCCTGTAACACCGGCATAAATCCAACAGCCTGACGAAGCTGAGCCGATAGGAGCTTTTAAATAATCAGCCAGGGTAGGCAGCACTTTACCAGTTGTTTCATCATAACCACTGATCTCCTGGAGAACTTTCAGCGGATCCGGTTCATGACCATAGTCCCACCGGGCCTTGAGAATGGGTTCATCCTTAGGATCGGTACTGCCGGCATAAAGTTCTTTAAGTTTATGGTAGATATGATCCAGAATATCCAGGTCAGGCTTAGCTTCCCCTGGCGGCTTCAGAGCAGCATCCTTCCACTGAATCCAGCGGCCGGAGTTGGATAGCGTGCCCCCTTTTTCATAGACGAAAGCTGCGGGAAGCAGGATGACTTCTGTGTTGATTTTGGCCGGATTGACCAGGAGCTCGCCTGTGGTCGGATCCTTTTCACGCCAGAATTGGGCAGTTTCAACCTCATAAACATCCGCGATGACCAGCATATCCAGCTTTGCCAAGCCTTCACGGACGATTTGCCGGTTAGGGATGGATACCATGGAATTCGAGCCAAAATTAAGCAGCATTTTGAATTGTCCGCTATTGGCAGCTTCCCAAAGTTTTACCATGCTGTAGTTCTTGCCTGAGTTGTACTTAGGCAGGTAATTAAAGCAATAATCATTTTCTTTGGTGGCATTTTCGCCAAACCAAGCTTTGAGCTGAGAGATAATATGCCTTTCAAAAGCCGAGCCGCTGCGCACCAGATAACTGCGCAGATCCTTATCCGTATGAACCGGGGCCGGCAAGTAACCCGGCAGGTTATTAAAGAGATTGGCCATATCGGTGGAGCCTTGAACATTGGGCTCACCACGCAAGGCTTGGATGCCGCTGCCTGCTTTACCTACGTTGCCCAAAAGCAGCTGGATGATCGCGTAACTGCGGATTCCCTGAACGCCGGTGGTGTGTTGGGTCATGCCCAGTGCATAAAGAATGCTGCCTGGTCTGGTATTGCAGAAGGTATCAGCAATTTCTTTAATTTTTTCAGCAGGTATACCGCTGATATCGGCCCCTACTTCCAGAGTGTAACGGGAGAAATGCTCTTTAAGCTTGCCAAATACGCAATCAGGATCATCCAGACTTTCCGCTTTCACCGGTTTGTTTTCGGCATCAAGCTGATAAGCCCAGCTGTCAAAATTATACTTTTTGGTCTCGGGATCAAATCCGGAAAACAGTCCATCGGCAAATTTAAAGTCTTTACTGATCTTGTACAGCCCATTGGTATGGTTGAGTACATAGTCTTGATCATAGAGTTTGTTCTCTAAGATATAATTGATGATTGCATTTAAATAAGCAATATCCGCACCGGGACGAACCTGGGCAAAGATATCTGCTTGGGAGGCGGTACGGGTAAACCGCGGATCCACCACGATCACCTTGGCGCCGTTTTCTTTGGCTTTATTGATCCAACGCATAGCTATGGGATGATTCTCCGCACAGTTGCTGCCCGCAATCAGGAAGCATTTCGTGTTTTGCATATCCGTCCAGGAATTGGTCATAGCTCCGCGGCCAAATGAAGGTGACAAACTTGCCACCGTGGGAGCGTGTCATATCCGGGCCTGGTGTTCGTTATAAGGTGTTCCGATGAGCTCGGACAGTTTCTTGATCAGGTAGGATTCTTCATTATCCACTTCGGCTGAACCGAGAACGGCAATGCCATCAGCGCGGTTTACATTGTAGGCTGTACCACCAATTTCTTCCGTAGCCATCCAGGTTGTGTCACGAACTTCCTTGATCTTTGAGGCGATCTTATTAATCGCTTCATCCCAGGAAATATCCTGCCAATCGCTGGACCCGGGAGCTCTGTATCTGGGCTTTGTGACACGGTCCTTGGCATTGGCCACATGACCCAAACTGGCCCCTTTCGGACACAAGGCACCGGAATTCACCGGATTATCCGGGTCTCCATCCAGATAAACGAGTTTTTCGTCTTTAATATGAAGCAGCAAACCGCACCCGCCGGAACAGAAATGGCAAATGCTAGGAATCTTAGTTGTTCCTTCAATTCTAAGACTAAATCCCTGGGCTTGGGCGATCTGTGGATCAAAGCCAAGACCGGAAGCCAAAGCAAACAGGGATGCCCCAGAAAGCTTAAGGAACCCACGACGAGTTACTTCCATTTACTCTCCCCCTCTTATTATTACAATTGCCCCGGCTTTCGCCGAAACAAAAATTTACGTAAAACCCCTCTTTAACTGTCTTTTCTAGTGTTAAGAAAGCAGTTTTGTATGTGAATATTTTAAATAACTATCTCTTATTTAAACGTCAAAAATCACCCCTATGAATTTTAGATTTATTTTCAATAACGAAAAAATATATTTTCTATTCTGCCATAGGACATAAGAATTGTCAAATAATTTAGACAATAAAGAAAGTGATAACTTTCAGTTACTTTCTGTTTATTCCGTAAATAATACAGATAAGCACTGAAGGCTTCAATAAGAAAAGACTCCGGAGAGTACATTTCTCCGAAGTCTTTTGCCTATTGAAGTCCTATTTCATTTTCATGATAGCTCATGGGGTAAGATGCATGATAATAGGGTTCAAACTCATGATCATCCATCATGGACTCCAGTTCCAGTTCATAATTCTGCATAGCTGCCATGGCTGCTCCCGCCAAGCCGAGCACCCGCAGAGCAGGCCGTCTCCACACCATATAGCCTATGGCAAGGCCAAGGGGAGCAGAGATACTGAATACGGTATGGTCATTGTGCTTGAGTTTAACCTGGGTTTGCCAAAGCTTGTTGAAACGATTCTTGGTGCCGCTCCACATCTTTCCCACCATCCCATTTTCAAGGGCTTTCTCTCTTTCGCAATCCGCCAACGCTTGAATCACATCCCCGTTGGACCTTAGCAAGGCACGGCGGGCTTCTTCATAGCTTAGATTTAAGCGGTCGCACAGAATATCAACTTTCTCCAGTTCCGTCCACATCTCTTCGCTCATTTAAATCATCCTTTCCGCTTGGGTTTTGTCCCACGTTGACCAAGCGGTTCCCCATACTCCAAGATCTTAAGGATTTATCTAAGGTTTGTTCGCAAAAATACTGTGAAACCTCAAGGATCTCTTTTTTGCTCCATTGGTTCCAGCGCAGCCGGTTCAATTTTTCCAGCTCTCCTTGAAGAAGCTGGCGCATTAGCCCTAGGCTTCCCCCACTGACCCATCTCCCGACGGCGGGAGAACTTCCCTGAGTTTGACATTGGCGGCAAACTACCCCACCGGCGTCCGGGCTGAATAATAACCGCTCCCCTTGAACTCTTTGCCCGCACTCGGCACATTCCACTAAACGCGGGCGATAGCCGAGATAATTCATCAGCTTCAAAGCGTAGGTACACTGAACCAAAGCCGGATCACAGCTTTCCACGAGAAATAAACTGGAAAAGGTGAGGGTAAACAGTTCCGGATGAGGTTGTCCGGGAAGAGTTGCCAGATCAAGAAGCTCTGCCATTGCCGTAGCCGCCATGCTCATATCTAAGTCCGTCCATAAATGGGGAAAGCTCTCCCTGGGGCTGACCTGGTTGACAGTATCCAGTGACTTACCTTTATGTAATAGGTATTCTGCATAGGTAAACAGCTGGGCTCCTGCTCTTTGACGGCTTTTCGGTTTACGCACCCCTTTGGCAACAGCTTGGATTTTCCCGTATTCTCTTGAAAATAAAGTGAGCAAACGGTCTGATTCTCCATACTCCCGGCTTCGAATCACCAAAGCATCGGCGTGGTAAACTCCCACATCTTCACCTCATAGTCTTTGTAAATATCCCGTTCTTATACCGTGATTATTTGCACGCCGGAACTCGTTCCCAGGCGATCAGCTCCGGCCTCCACCATCTGTAACGCGGTCTCACGGGAACGTATTCCTCCCGAAGCCTTCACTTTGACGGATTGACCCACCCAGGCTTTCAGATTGCGTACATCTTCCACTGTAGCTCCGCCGCCGGCAAAGCCTGTGGACGTTTTGATATAGTCCGCTCCCGATGCCTTGACGATCTCTGCCGCCTTTTGCTTCTCCTCTTCAGTAAGCAAAGAGGTCTCAATGATGACCTTGATCGTGACACCACAGCAATGAGCCGCTTCCACAGCCCGTGTTATATCTTTCGCCACAGCTTCCCAATTGCCCGATTTCGCCCAGCCTATATTGATCACGATATCCACTTCCCGGGCACCATGTGCTTTAGCGGCGAAAATTTCCTGAACTTTAATCTCCGTCATGGTCGCTCCCAAAGGAAAGCCGATGACTGTGGCTACTCCCACACCGCTGCCGTGTAAAAGCTTGGCGGCAGTGCAGATATAGGCCGGATTAATACAGACTGTGGCAAATTTGTGCTGCTTGGCTTCATGGCATAGATTCACAATATCTTTTTCTGTAGCCTCCGGTTTGAGAAGTGTATGATCGATCATGCCTGCTAAGTTCATTGTTCTCATCCTTTCTAACTCCGATCCGAATATCCGAATTCCCGGAGACTCCTTCCCCGATTGCGCCAATCTTTCTCAACCTTGACAAAGAGCTCCAGAAAGACCTTGCTGCCCAACAGGGTCTCAATATCCTGGCGGGCCAAACGACCGATTTCTTTGAGGAGACTTCCCCCATGACCGATGATAATGCCTTTTTGGGAATCCCGTTCCACTACAATCAGGGCGCGGACCTTGATCAGGGTTTTCTTTTCTTCCACACTCTCCACAACGACGGCAATAGAATGAGGAACTTCGTCCCGGGTAAGCTGAAGCACCTTTTCTCTCACCAGCTCTGCCATAATAAAGCGTTCCGGCTGATCCGTGACTTCATCCTCAGGATAATACATAGGCCCTTGAGGCATTTCTTTGAAAATCAGCTTCAGCAGTTCATCCTTATTCTCTCCGGTTTTAGCTGAAATAGGAAGAATCGCCAGAAAATCTTTCAAAGCAGAGTAGTCCTTAATAAGCTTTAATAATTTATCTTTTTCAATAAGATCAATTTTATTCAGCAGAAGAATACAGGGAGTCTTTACGTGCTTGAGATTTTCTAATATGTATTCCTCGCCGGCACCAAACTCAGCGGTCGTATCCACCATATACAGGATAAGATCCACTTCCCGAAGGGATTCCAAAGCCGAATCCACCATAAACTCGCCCAGCTTGTGCTTAGGCTTATGAATTCCCGGCGTATCCAGAAAAACGACCTGCCCTCTTTCCTCGGTCAGTATACAATGAATCTTATTCCGGGTGGTCTGAGGTTTATCGGACATGATTAAAATCTTTTGCCCTAAAAGTTGGTTAAGTAATGTAGATTTTCCGGCATTAGGACGGCCAACCACTGTGACAAATCCCGAGCGAAAATCTCTATTAGGTTCAGAACCGTGCAAATTTGCTCACTTCCTTAATGTTTAATCGTTATGACTGCTTTGGTATCTATGTTATAGGGATAGGCTGCAAAGGTAGTTGAAAATCCGGCCATTCTGAATTTTACTAAGCTAGCTTCGCAAATTTCGTAAAGGGCAATTTTTAACGGACTAGTCCTGTTTGAATAAGAAAACCCACCTCGCCCGAAGATATTGTCTTCATACTTTGTTTGCCTTAACCCCATGCTCGTAAATGAGGCAAAGGCGCTGGTTGCACTTATGCTTGCAAAGTTATCCAGCGCCAGCCTATACTTTCTGACCGTTTTAGAAAAATTCCAGCCAAGGCTTAACCTAAGAATTCAGGGCCAAAGGAATCGGGAAGCAAAACGCTCAAGCGGGTCATCTTAGTTTGCCCCTTGCCATTGACTAAAATAACCAGGCAATCCTGGGAAAACTCCCGCAACACCTGGCGGCAGGCACCGCAGGGCGAAGGAAAGGCATCCGTGGGCACTGCCACCGCCACCGCCTTCAAGCGGCGCTCTCCATGATAGGCACTGTGGAAAACAGCATTGCGCTCCGCGCAGATAGTCAAGCCATAGCTGGCATTTTCCACATTACATCCGGCGATGATGCGCCCGGATTCCCAAAGGGTAGCAGCTCCTACCGGATAGTTGGAATAGGGGACATAGGCGCTTTGATAGGCTTTCTGGGCCCGGCGGATTAGTTCTTCGATTAGCTCTGGAGAAATTTGTTCTGGTGAGTCCATAGCGGCTCCTTTCGTTTGCTTGGCTCTTGGGGCTTAGCCCTGAATCTTGGATTTTGTCCGTAAAGCTACGGCTTACAGGGCTTTTTCAAAGTCATGTTTGCTGGTCTTCTTAAGCTCTGCTGTCCAGCTTTCCTGGAGCTTTCTCCCAGCAGCCGACTCTGCCGCTTAAGCGGCGTCGGTAAAGGCGGAAAAAGCCGCTCAGGCAAAGCTTCCTGCCCCGCATTCCCACAACGCCCCACTCGCTCAGGCCCGAAAAGCAGCCCAAGGATTTTGCCTTACGGTAGGAAGCGAATTTAAGCGAGCGGAGACAAAACTTCGCGAAAAGCCTGCAGCAGAGAAAGGTTGGAAACAGGACATTTCCAACCCGCCATTGAGAACAAGTGCGAAAGCAGTGCTTTCGAGGAGCGATTTGGCGGGGCACCTTTCGGAGCGGAGGGCTTGAGCGTTAGTTTTGTCCGCGCAGCTTATGGAGCGACCGATGTAAAGCAAAATCCTGGAGACATCCGGTGACTCCCGACGACATCCGGAGCCTTCTGGAAACTCCGCCTCCGAAGGCCTTTTTCAACTCAGCCCAAGCAGGCCGGCTAAACGAGGCCCAAAAATCACGACCCCGACAGCAACCGCTATAATCGCCGTGATCAAAACCGCCCCGGCCGCTACGTCTTTGGCTAGGCCGGCCTGTGGGTTGAAGTTTGGTTCAGCTAAATCTACGGCAAGCTCCACCGCCGTATTAAAAGCTTCTGCTGCCATGACACTGCCGATGGTCAGCAGCAAAATCACCCATTCCCAGCGCTCCAGTCCCAGCCAAGCAGCAATGAGCAGAACTAATGCGGCGGTGCATAAGTGGAAGCGAAAATGTCTCTGGGTTTTGCAGTTATAGAGAATTCCCTGAAAAGCATCGCCAAAGCTTTCCCAGTTGGAAGGTTTTTTATGATATTGTCCCATAGTCATCTTCCTTTACCTTAACGCAAAAGACCGATTTGACTCATTACTGCTTCTTCTTGCCGGCGCATTTCCTCTTTATCCTCTTCTTCCATATGATCATAGCCCAGAAGGTGGAGAGTTCCATGGACCGCTAAATAGACCAGTTCCCGTTCAAAGGAGTGTCCATAATCAATAGCCTGAGCTCTGGCCCGCTCCACTGAAATAATTATATCACCAAGCAGATGGTCCTCGTAATCCAGGATGTCCGGTTCATCCGACCTTTCCTCCTGCAGGGCAAAGGACAACACATCGGTTGGCCGATCCACGCCACGATAATCTCGATTCAGTTCATGGATTCTGGCATCATCCACTAAGGTCAGGCTGACCTCAGCCTCCTCGGACTCCGCGGATAAATGGACGGCCTTGGCAATTCCCTGCTCTAAAAGCCCTGTAAGTGATCCACGCTCATTTTCAGGAATGGAGTCTTCTTCCCAATTAATATCCAAATACATCGGTGCGGAACCGCCTAAACGGCTCCTCACCCCCTTCCATTACGAATTATCCGCTTTTTCCGTCTTGGATTCTCCTTTTGCTTCCGCGGATTCTCCTTCCGCAGCAAGCTCCTCTTGCTCCATCTCCCGGACATCCTCAATCTTCCCCGGTTCCGGCAGCTGTTTGGTATGCATATCGGGGTACTCTACCCGGGAATGAAAGATGCCGCTCAAAATCCGGACAAAAGCGGTGGCAATTTTATCCAAATCCTGGAAGGTCAAATTACACTGACTAAGCTGATCATCATTAAGCTTGTCCTTGATGATTTTACGAACCAAGCCTTCAACACGCCCTGGCGTGGGCTGTTTCATAGCACGAACTGCCGCTTCCACACTATCTGCCAGAAGGACCAGGGCGGCCTCTTTGGTCTGAGGCTTAGGCCCTTCGTAGTGGAACGCTTCTTCGGGGACATTAGCGTTATCTTCCATAGCTTTATGGTAGAAGAAGCTGACGACACTATCCCCATGGTGCTGGGCAATAATGTCCTGGAGGACCTGAGGCAGATTTTCTTCCTTGGCCATCTCCAGCCCGTCTTTTATATGGGAGGTGATGATCAAGGCGCTGAGAGTGGGAGCTATTTTATCATGAGGATTATCTTGGGCGAACTGATTCTCAATAAAGAAATAAGGCCTCTTCAGTTTGCCGATGTCGTGGTATAGGGCTCCTACCCGAACCAAAATCGCATTGGCCTGTACCTCTTCTGCCGCTGCTTCCGCCAGGTTGCCCACCAGCACACTGTGGTGATAAGTACCCGGCGCCTCCATCAAAAGCCGCTTCAACAAGGGGCGGTTAGGATTGGAGAGTTCCAATAAGCGTACTGCCGAGGTAATTCCAAAACCAGTCTCAAACCAATGAAGAGTTCCCACCGCAAGAACTGAGGAAAAAATCCCGTTCACAATCCCTAAACCGATGCTGATCAGCCAGGCAGAGATACCCATTCCTGAGATTAAAGCAATACAGCTGGCCGTAAGCACATTGAATGCTGCAATATAAAGTCCCGCCCGGGCCAAATCGGATCGCTGGCTTAATAGGGAGACACTATGAACACCAATAAAGCCGCCAAACAAGGCGATCAGAGCAATCAGCCAACCTGAATGGGTAGACATAGTGGGATCAGCCAATAAACCCACAAATACAGACAAAAGTGCCGCCGAAAAATAAGCTATCTCCACATCCACCAGAATGGCGATGGTCATAGTAGCCCAGGCCACAGGGATCAAGATACCGGTCATGGCATTATATTCGGCATCCCCCAGATTCAGGGAGATGACCGCTTTCCCCATAGCAAGGACCAGGAACATCATTAAAGCAATGAGCAGCAGTTTTTTAGATATATCGGAAACGTTTTTCCGGTATTGATGAGCATAAAATGTCATAGTAACGATACTGGCTAAGACAATCAAGGCGATACCGGCAACAGAACGCCAAGGAGACTGGTTCTCAACCAGTCCGTAGCCCACCAGAACCTGCATGATTTTCTCGTCAACAATTTCTCCCGGTCCGACGATCTTTTGATTGGCTTTATAACGCTGCGATTCCATGAGTACCGAAGCCCGTGCGTTCTGCCTTAATTTCTCTGTAGCCTCTGTATCTTCCAGCAAGGTGGGCTGAGTGATTTTAGCATCCACGAACTCGTTGAGAAAAGCCTTGAACTCGTCCGGGAAAGAGGCTTCATTAATATCCTGCTTAATCTTTTGGCGTAAGGCAGGGACATCTTGAGGTGTGTGGGCACCTGTCTCCTTACCGCGGGCATTCACTAAAATAACTTCCGTGGCTTTCTGCTCTTTTTCTTCCAATAAATCCAGGGAGGAATCCAACAGGCCTTCCAGTGCTTCCTGGGGCAGAACATTAAAAGGAGCAACTTGACGCAGTTTTTTCAGCACATCTGCCTTATCTTCATCACTGGCTATTGCTTCCTCCAAAGCAGTAAAAGCCGTGCTCAAATCCCGGGAAATGCT is a window encoding:
- the fdhE gene encoding formate dehydrogenase accessory protein FdhE, which translates into the protein MIRSAAGPGAGLGLGAGGRLSLGGNVVRKNILTTEQEEQHLVAVKDNYLKLQGEIKLWQQEHASSLAADFRLEPASPRFTLDNLPEESIIDLWQRLNQVADEPQEKADLRTLLEQFKQGESLDNAAAARLQLALAGVAQMLCQHLVPKPGEDNQPFGTCPVCGEKHFMTLLAPPVGKRYQQCLVCGYQRPVDASGCACCGSMDAKKQTYLKSEQYPGLEVAVCSDCGSYFKQVDLRKLSVDDLVWEDIRTMPLNYAAEKWLAGQHGWN
- a CDS encoding formate dehydrogenase subunit gamma; its protein translation is MAQNSKQVPEGKVLRFTDGERFSHWVHAVSFLILLFTGLAVLSVTFRPAMAIVGGIDNARMIHRVAALFFAVAVGMKFFIGDTKHHWGWIRSVFTWTKADVMHVKAFAVEFFGGHGNYPPQAKFNGGEKINSLFTIFGSIFITISGLIMWFPQYFPIGLVRIAYPVHDLSMIFMTTALIGHLYLALIHPESRAALPGMLKGYVSKGFAKSHHGAWYEEIEKQEKAGK
- a CDS encoding 4Fe-4S dicluster domain-containing protein, with protein sequence MSKKMILVDTSKCTGCKACSAACKEWNELPAVKTSLVKSYQSTKDLDPNTYTYIAFDEKYENNTMLWMMRKAQCFHCADAACLKACSSEAISKTETGFTIIDEDKCIGCGYCVTNCPFDIPRIDQTTQKATKCTGCWERVENGLEPACVAICQPGTLTFGDDAEMMQKAEQRLSELKQRYPKANLYGKDVVGGTLYKYILLDTPESYGLPANPTVPFTLTLWKDIARPLGAIACGGAAAAVLVGTLVNVAKGNYSKDHFVEDDHQGKGGSL
- the fdnG gene encoding formate dehydrogenase-N subunit alpha, coding for MEVTRRGFLKLSGASLFALASGLGFDPQIAQAQGFSLRIEGTTKIPSICHFCSGGCGLLLHIKDEKLVYLDGDPDNPVNSGALCPKGASLGHVANAKDRVTKPRYRAPGSSDWQDISWDEAINKIASKIKEVRDTTWMATEEIGGTAYNVNRADGIAVLGSAEVDNEESYLIKKLSELIGTPYNEHQARIUHAPTVASLSPSFGRGAMTNSWTDMQNTKCFLIAGSNCAENHPIAMRWINKAKENGAKVIVVDPRFTRTASQADIFAQVRPGADIAYLNAIINYILENKLYDQDYVLNHTNGLYKISKDFKFADGLFSGFDPETKKYNFDSWAYQLDAENKPVKAESLDDPDCVFGKLKEHFSRYTLEVGADISGIPAEKIKEIADTFCNTRPGSILYALGMTQHTTGVQGIRSYAIIQLLLGNVGKAGSGIQALRGEPNVQGSTDMANLFNNLPGYLPAPVHTDKDLRSYLVRSGSAFERHIISQLKAWFGENATKENDYCFNYLPKYNSGKNYSMVKLWEAANSGQFKMLLNFGSNSMVSIPNRQIVREGLAKLDMLVIADVYEVETAQFWREKDPTTGELLVNPAKINTEVILLPAAFVYEKGGTLSNSGRWIQWKDAALKPPGEAKPDLDILDHIYHKLKELYAGSTDPKDEPILKARWDYGHEPDPLKVLQEISGYDETTGKVLPTLADYLKAPIGSASSGCWIYAGVTGNGNLAARRDNSDPSGLGLYRNWSFSWPGNIRILYNRGSCDMNGQPLDENRKLIWWDAAKNSWEGNDGADVPDKTKGPDTPEGKQVFRMNPEGVGRLFTAKYFSGIPATPAADGLPHIGVRPAGQCNDGPLPEFYEPVESPTVNSLHPDVSSNPTVPIPNFLPGVTNHGSKEDFPYVLTTYALVEHFCAGGITRNIPMLNELMPQPFAEISKNLAQKIGVKEGDMVEVSSARGKVQVVALVTDRIQTLKINGQDSETIGMPWSWGFASLSPGPTTNNLTISAIDPTAGTPEYKCCLVNIRRA
- a CDS encoding DUF4342 domain-containing protein, translated to MSEEMWTELEKVDILCDRLNLSYEEARRALLRSNGDVIQALADCEREKALENGMVGKMWSGTKNRFNKLWQTQVKLKHNDHTVFSISAPLGLAIGYMVWRRPALRVLGLAGAAMAAMQNYELELESMMDDHEFEPYYHASYPMSYHENEIGLQ